In Scomber japonicus isolate fScoJap1 chromosome 11, fScoJap1.pri, whole genome shotgun sequence, the genomic stretch GATCAAATACCTGGAATCAGATCCTGATGAGATAAATGGTAGATTCATGCTAAATCTGTTTGATAATTTCTCACCTTGGTTGCACGGAGTAATTTTCTTCACCTCAAAAGCACTTCTGGGATTTTAAGAAAATATTAGAAAGATATGGCAAAATTAAATTAAGACTAAACTGATATTTACTTAGACAATTatttaaacatgcaaataaaaatgtttcttcacattcaaataaataaacacaggaaaCGCTACATTATCACCATTTCACAATTATGCAATACGCACTAATATtattactaatactaatactaagtTGTGAAAGTGACACTTTAACTGGGAAGGTACTTTTTACAACTTtggaacaaagacaaaacatacTGACggatgaaaaatgaaaggaaaaacaactACAGGTCCGAATGCTTGACCCCTGCAGTGAGGGGGTCTGGTGGCTCTTTTATGCGGTGGGGAACATTTTGTTGGCATGGTCTGGGTCCAATTGTCCCCTTAGagggaagggtcactgcaaatcaatacaaagttgttctgagtgatcatCTTTATCCTAtgttgaaacatttctatcctgatggaaGTGgtttccctaaccctaaccctaacccataatgGCCCCATCCATAGGGCGcaaggggtcactgaatggcttgatgaatatgaaaatgatgttaATCATTTCCTGTGGCCTTCGCAGCGACTAGATCTCAACCCAATTAAACACTGCGCAGTGAAGCTGTTCTGGCGCTACGTCAcgttatgtatatatatgtataggtggatatacatagatagatatacataatttaaatataaaataaattataatatcaTTTTCGTTCTTTTTTCCAAGCTGTGAAAGATTATTTTGTGTAGTAAATTTCCAAAGTATCACATGTTGGCTTGGGCTATATTGCATTCACGCAACACACTGATTAGAATGATATGCACCGTGGAATCAGTTTCACTTGCATCAATAATGATAATGTGTCCTCCACTTCTCACACATTCATGAAGCAGAGTGGTTTCAGTTCTGCATCCATATAAACATTCACACAATCATAGGCTACAATGGAAACCTACTTTCATTCAGGGAGTCACCCTCTGTGACTTTTTTGGCATGTTTCCCAGCTTTACACCATGGATGTAtgaagagaactggatacagcaTTGGAAGCAGGAACCTAGCAACACTCAAAAAAATTAATCTGCTAATTTACAGATGTCTCATTCACAGTGTAAGTCTATGGGAAAAAGTGTTTTTGGGCTAAATAGGATCACATGGTGTTGTAAATGTTTAGCCACAATAAGtcctccattcaaatgaatcaCTCTAGTTACTATGATTTAGACTAAGTCTAAATCATAGTTCACTGAGTTCATTAGAattgacacacactgacttaaAAACTGATGACACAGAAAACCCAGCAACAAAAGCTTTGTACTGCTGTTGTATCAGGTCATGTCTATCACATCTGTTCAATGTAACATTACCAAAAGAGGTGGTGGAtataatttctctctctctttttttgtttttttctactcAACTTATATTACTAGAACAGAATACAGGAGCTACATCAGGACTGAAAGCTTAATTTCTCCTCTTGCACGTACCTTCAACCACAGACATTGAGGGGGAGGATCTCAGGGACCAAATTCCATTCCAATATCATAGGGCATATACAAACATGTCTGTTACCGTTAAGTAGGTTACACTGTCAGTGAGGCTAAGTGTTTACTCTTTTAGATGCAGGTGTATTAGCAAccaaactgtgtgtttgtgttgtttccaAAATATAATCAAACAAAACTGTAGAAAAAAGTTAATACGTGAGCACTGACCCATTTAATTTTGTGGGTTTGTAGTTATCGTGATAACAATTCACACACCAAGTTAATTGTGTTAATTGGATGAAAGCAAAACTTATTTGGAATAGAAAATGCAGGTAAATGGTAAAAAAACATGAACCCAAACTGTCCACTGTGAGGATTGATTATAGTTTATAATTGATTTGATACAGTTTTCTATTTTCTGTTCATACATACTTATTATAATGTAAGTACAGGAGGTAAAAGTTCACAGTTTTCCTGTGTATTGAGGGATTACTGTTGATATTTCAGGAGCTCAGTTTCACTTTAACATCCAAACAAAGTAGATTAGATAATGTGGCTGGAAACATACGTTCCTTGCCTCATCTTATAATGATAGATAATGAAATGTGGAAATTAAATGGACATAAGCAGCATTAAAGACAAAGGTAAAAAGATGAGGATGCTTTGTTTAAACATGTAGTCTCATTGACATCAGGATCTCTTTTTCAAGAGAGACCTGTATACTAGAATAAACATACCATTTTTAAGCATAGGCAGCTGTACGGATaattcacagacacattttcacatgaagaAAAGCAATTGGACTTACTCAGTGTTTTGCAGCTCATTCCATTTGTACTCAGTAAAGTATTTAATCACACTTTTTCCAACTGCAGTGTGAAGAAAAGGGATACACAAAGTTAAAAGACTATAAGGTGTATGGTGAAGCAAACATAATATCACCATAATCTAATGCAGACTTAACCTTAAATTGTACATTGGTCTTCCAACTAACAGAAGAGAAACACTAATTGCTTCTATACACATATTCTATTTTGACTCTCAGTTTGCTTGATAGGTGTTCCACATTACTATAAAAAGTGTGTCTGGTATCCAGTATTTATAACATTCAACAGTTTATAGATATGAGCAGTGGGCTGGATACCTAGAGAATAGCATATATAAGTTTTGCCAGAATTTAAAACAAGCTTATGTTTGATGAGAGTGGGTTATACGATGAAATTTGAACGTAGTGAGTGTGAGCTGATCTGATGCTCAGTGGAAGGCCGATCAAGAGCCGAGGAGCCAGTACATCACAGGCTCAATCACCCTTTGTTTTTAACTTGACCCAGAACCGAAGTGGCTGATTTGAGGGGCTTCATATTCTTAAGTGTAAGGAGTTCAGTTATATACTCCAATGCGATATCATGCAAAGCCTTGTATGTGATGAAAAGTACTTGAAAATTGGATTCTAAAGGACCCACAAAGCCACTGCAGTGAGGCCAAGCAGCTACTGAATTTTGAACGATTTGGAGGTGCTCCATAGCTTGACTGTTCAAGCAAGTAAATAAAGCATTATAATAATCGTGGCAGGAggatattaaaacatacataattacttctttttttttaaaagatcgTATTTTTAAGATATTACAAGACTACTTTCTAGTTTCTTTATATGTTGCTCGAGGCTCAAGTCACAGCCCAAGATAACACCTAGTTTAATTTTAGCTGACTTCATGTTAAGTGATTTTtaacttaaaggaccagtgtggtTTAGAATTTAGAGGCATTTATAGTGAGGTTGCAGACTGTAATTAACAGAGTACTCCTCCTCTCCCCATCCCCTTCTTAACTTATAAAAGAGCCTATGGTGGCTATGAAACTCGCGAAAAATGtaaaaggccctctctagagttTGGTTTGACTATTCCGGGCAACTGTGGAAACTGAGCGGTTCAACATGGGGGCTTCTGTGAAAATGGACCTGCTCTTTGTGTAGATATGTTGTGATACGTGTTTTCATTAGATTACGCACCAATTAAACCAtagttatgaatattatattccatttctgccaagtacgttctgctagatgccactaaattccaCAAACTGCACTTTTAAGTACTTTGAATGTCATAACTGATGTAAAAACGACTCTCAagactttcttttgttttgtcatcTTTGGGCAAAACTAATAGTTGTAGAAATACACTCAGAACATTCAATCAAGGTGTAAGTGCAAGGTAAGGGAAGTTGTAACCTGAGAATACATGCTTTATATGTGGTTTCTAATTGTGTTAAAGTGGGAAACATCCCCTACCACTGACACCTATGAATCATTTCTCTGCACTAGCTGCTGACATTTTGATAACCATATTGTAAGCCTCTTGTATGTCTGTTTATCTAACAGTTAACACCACTCGCACAGTGTCAACAAAACTCAGTAAAGTTTCGGTATCCTGTCCGTCAAACGACGccagcagctcagagctcaTCTACCAGCTCCTTTTCAATGGCAAGTGCATCAGCCGAATACGTCTGCCCGAGgttagtcagtgtgtgtgtgtgtgtgtgtatgtgtgtgtgtgtgtgtgtgtgtgtgtgtgtgtgtgtgtgtgtgtgtgtgtgagagagagagagagagagagagagagagagagagacagagagctttTGTACTTTGCACTGTTTGTATTTATGACAACAGGTCTGTGGTCTGTAGGTTTCAgtggttatgtttttttttattccgaggaacacaaaaaataaaaaattatattcatttttattacagtttaattcattttgttttaagcATTATATGTCATAAGTCACCAGCAAAAATAACATCACAGTAAGTACATTTTCAAAAGAGTGTCCAATTAGCTTCTTTTGCCTAGAAGACTTTACTCTATCTGACTAACGAGTTCCAAGTAAGCCACAATATCTCACCTCTGCTGCAGTGTTGCACTACATTGAAATGTTATGCAATCTGTGGTTTCTTTATAAAACTGATTACACAACAAATCCTGTATATCATGCTGTTGTATAAAACAACTAAGAACGTCACAGGTTGTGGACAGTGCATGAAGTGagtgaccactagatggcagcgtaaACTAGATTTTAAACCAGGGTGGCAGTTGATTTCAAAGGATTAAAATATGGCTGCACTGGTCTCAGTATGTTAATAGATTTGTCTCTTGATCACCTGACTGCACCCAACATTACTGCTAGGTGTGTTCAAGGGTGGGCTGTTGTACTTGTGAACACACCCACCTGTGATGTAACATGGTGCTGTTTTGTCAAATGAAATCATGCCTCAAAAAGTTTATTACCACCACTAGTCGGCAGTGCAAGCAGGATTATTGGACAGGGTGCAGCAGCTCTTTAAAGATAGTATCTTATTTTTGCTGACCTCCAGAGTTGGAGGTCTGCATTTTGTTGCAGTTGAAGTTGACATGTACTCAGGATGTGATACATACACCCCACGACATATCTAGAACACTAAATGACATCATACTACACACCACAGTAGCAAGGTGAGAAAAACAACTTTCTGTTGCTTTCCTTTAAACTCTAGTAATGCTGTAGGCCTCAGCAGGTGTTAAGTGCCCCAGGGCTGTGCACAAGGTGTCAAAGGTCCTGTCACAAAAGCACTTTTGACTTGCACTCCCACCTGCTGAATACCAGGAAAGTTAGGTAAGACTTCTACAGTGCCGAAAGGGTTCAAAACATTGTAGGAGTGTAAACATACAGGCTCTTTATAATGCTCCAAATTCAAatctcaaatgttttaaaaatgtctttaagaATGGCATTATTGATGTTATTCAGATAGTGGACTGTGGATATCTCTTCAACACAAGGACATTGGATTTTATAGCAAGTATTGGGCAGAAACAGACaagtaaaattaaatatacaCCTCTTTGAAATCTACAGTCAGTGGAACTCACTTAAGAATCTTGAGAAGCAAGAATGCAAGCAAGTTTGCTATGTCTACCAAGGCAATCTAAATCAGTTGAAACCGAGCTACTGCAGTGACTTCCTCTTTATTTTGATTTTCACCAAGAAAGGGAAtcgataaaatggaaaaaatacaaagactTTACGATGAGGCACTCATGTCAGCCCTCATATGATGAAAATACTGTAATATTCCACATTATGTATTTAAATCAATTGAGTCACAGTTAGTCAGACTGTTTGAAAATTAAAGCACAAGATACCTCTCAAACTACCTTTCCTTGAGTGCATGTCATCATCTCATATAAATTGTGCATTACTCATAAAATCTGCCTACGTGAGAGTCAGTCATCAGGCACAGCTGTCATAGGCAGCATACAACACATGATTTTTGAGTACTCTTTTATTTTTCtagtgtaattattattatgtataatccATGTCTCATTTAGTGTGTTTTAAAGACCAAATTGCAAATTCAATTACCATAAAACTATCTAATCCCCCTTTTCACTGTGAAGGTCAGGTCCAAATCCTTACTATTAAGACGTCTTAACTTCTATGTTAACACTATTACGAACATAAAACTCTTAACCTTACAGTTTAATCTGGCATGGGCAGCAGCTGAGACCCGGCTCTGTGACAGAACTGTGATATTATAAGACACTGTCTTTAATTCTAGTACCTGTATTACTTACAGTCTTAACTCTGCAATTAATGTCTTGAagtataaaatgtgataatttCCCCATCTTCCTTTATGCAGGCGCATGATTCAAGGGGCTCCTTCTCTGGTCAGTATGAAGTCATAGCCAACAACAGTGGAGTGTACATATGTAAGATGGAGGTTATCTATCCTCCACCATTCAAAGTGTCCTGCCACTCCACTGAAGTAGTTGTGGCAGGTAAAACACAGTAccaacattttatatatatatgatgatattgcatatttacagtatgtaacGTTTATGAATTCTGTTCTGGTTGATTCATAGAAAAGCAGAAAACCAATGACACCTCCTCAGAAGCAAATCAGAACTGTCAAGTCAAGTCTTCACTCATACCAGAGGTGGTGTTGTGGGCAGGATGTGGTGCTCTATTACTCTACAGCCTGACAATAACCTGCATCAGCATTGTTCTATGGGTGAGAATGATAAGATAGATTGCTCTCATTTACTGTGCATGACCTGAAATGTCCAGTCAGTTTAATCAAGTGAAGGAATCCAGTGAGTGTTTAAAGTAAACATGTATGTACAAAGAATGAACAATTCTTAATTTATTCATATGAAAATGATCTGTGATCatgtctctatctgtgtgtcGTATACCTCAGAGGAAACTGAagaatgatgaagaggaggaaaatgtgTATGTCAACACCAGACCTGGAGAGCTCAAGAAACCCTGCAAAGCCTGACAACAGcttatattataatatacagCAACATACAGACCTTTGAATGTATCGGAGAGTTGATCTACGTATATtacaaatattgtattttcaatcttaaatacttttttttaatgtaaaagctGAAATCAAACTGCATGCAAGAAATAATGGAGAACATATAGATGCAACACTTGTACATAATATAATCAAACTATTTTGACAAATGTATGAGTGTGGTTAgaatgtttttgttctttttcccaAAAACTTTACTTAACAGGGACTGAAAAACAGATGTAAATGTTTATCCAAAAGATAATATTTatgataaacatgtttttactgaGTAATAATGCATTTTGCATCATGTTTTGTAGCACAGGTAATCAGCTAATTTGATCTGGAGGACAGGAGTATCcttcttggttttttttttcaggttatCTTTGCTCAGATTTCACAAACAGACCTCACCTCATGTTgcaaactgaaaaagaaaacgGACAATATATGTGTTCACTGTTTACaacaaaattatgttttctgtcagtaattttttttacatacagttGGAGTTAGACAGTGTGTGCTTGTTCAGCTGGGCAGGGATGTTCAAGATATTACATTGCTCAATTTGGTATTATTACCACATTTTTTGAGTTATGATACTTAAATACAGGTGTAGTTTAACAGACTGTAGAGCTACTGAAATTATATTGCATGTAAATTGTACATTGTAttctaaatattttattttaaacattcagtttagaaaaataaaaatctctttAGAAATACCTAACAGCTTAGAAACAACACTcctattttcatttttactacGATCACTATCTggattaatgttttttttttgttttgttttattttgagtaAATTTGGGCTGGTGTACTACGAAACATGAGTAATTTTTCCTCGTCCTTAGTCAAATTACAACTTGAAAAGTTCAGAAATGTCACATACGTCATGCAACTTAGCTTGAATTTGATGAAAATTATGTCAGTGTGGTAACACAGTCATAACTAAAAATACCTGCTTTCATACCCACACAGGAAACGAGCAGATGATTGTGGCACCTTATAAAATatgctcccccccccctctttctttcttttttttatagaaaaatgaaataattgtgGCGATACTTGGAGCTGTTTGCAGTATGTGTTGCATTCTCAGTGTTCCTGCATGGGTCCCGTTAGTTTCACCACTACTCAAGCAAGGCACAATGTGGAGAAGAAACTGAATGGATTATTTATGGAGAAATGTGGAATCAGCAGGTAGGTTTGGGACAAGCTAAAATAATGAGCATGTCCTTACCATGATCATCCCCTTtagaaacagacacaggcaTATTAAATGGAGCAGGAGAGAGTTGTCTTTGAAGAAACTAAAGTTTACCTACTCTAAGAACCATGAAGTTCTAACACATGAATACATACTCATTGGCCACTTTATTAGATACGCCTGTTCAACTGCTTGTTAACACAAACATCTAATAAGCCAATCACATGGCAACAACTCAGTGGATTTAGTCATGTAGGCTACAGCAGCAGAAGACCACACCGTGTACCACTCCTGTCAACTAACAACAGGAAACTAGGCCTACAATTCACATGGACTCACAAAATTGGACAATAGAAGATTGGAAAAACGTTGCCTGGAATGATGAGTCTCGATTTCTGCTGCAACATTCAGATGGTTGGGTGAGAATGTGGTGAAATATGAAAGCATAGATCCATCCTGCCTTGTATCAATGGTTCAGGCTGCTGGCGGTGGTGTCATGGTGTGGGGGATATTGTCTTTGGGCCCCCAATTGAGCATCGTTTAAACGCCACAGCCTACTTGAGCATTGTTACTGACCATATCCATCCCTTTATGACCACAGTGTACCAATCTTCTGATGGCTATTTCCAGCAGGATAATGTGTCATGTCACAAGGCTCAAATCATCTCAAACTGGTTTCTTGAACATGACGTTAAGTTCACTGTACTCAAAtggcctccacagtcaccagatctcaatcAAATAGAACTTTGGGATATGGTGGAATTGGAGATTCGACTCATGGATGTGCAGCCAATACATTTGCAGCAACTGCGTGATGCGATCATGTCAATATGGACCAAAATCTCTGAGATATGTTTCCAGTACCTTGTTGAATCTATGCCACGAAGAATTAAGGCAGTTCTGAAGGCAAAAGGGGATCCAACCCTGTACTAGCAAGATGCACCTAATAAAATGGCCGGTGAGTGGGATATCACCCCAAATATTATTACACATATGCTGTCAATCAGATGACAACATGAGTGTttcaggaaaaaacaaaaatgtactcTTCATGTGTAATGAAAGGTCTGTTTtaacaatatatcaatatatgtaACATCACAATGATCACtcaactctgcagctcccctcagctttatggagctttgtAGTGAGTTTTAGCTTACTGTTTAGCTGTCCGGCCTGAAATGTTCTGGTTCAATCTTACCACTTTTTTTTAGAGAAAAGGctctaaaaaaaacactgttcacTACCCGCTGAACACCAAGCAGACTGACACAGTTAGCATACTGGAGCATTTAGTGGTTAAAgacatatttaataataatgataataataataataataataatgatgcattacatttaaaggcgcctttcatagcattcaaggacaccttacaagacaCACATAACACATCAACAGTACATCCAACAAtttaaatcaggtaacattgatgtggaagttaagttaaataaataaatatgaatatgactaCATAGTGCaatagtacaataaataaacaagaatgtgattgcatagtgtgagacagagtatgccactcaGAATAAGTGCATTTTCAggtgggatttaaaggtggagacagtgTCAGAGGTGctaatgtctggtgggagagagttccaaaggcagggggcagatcggctgaaggctcttgaccccatggtggttaagttggcagatggggcaaaGAGCTGGTTGGTAGAAGAGGATAAGAGAGTTCGGgaatgtgtgtagatgtgaataagttcagagagatatgatggtgccaggttgtgaaggatcttgaaagtgaggagtagaatcttaaagtcaattcaggatttgatagggagccaatggagttgctgcagggcaggagtgatgtgttcaatagagggagttctggttatgatacgagcggctgcgttctggacCAGTTAAAGTTTGTGAAGACATTTCTGAGGAAGGCCAAAGAGGAAAGAGTTACAATAGTCCAGATGGGATGTAATCAGGATGTTTACAAGGATAGCAAGGAGGGTTGATGTGTTGATGTAAGTGAGGGATGGAGACGGTTGATGTTGTGTAGATGTTactatgcagaccgagtaataTTATTGATGTGGTCTTCAAAGGATAATGTgttgtccaggatgacacctaGGCTCTTTACCTGAGGGTATGGAAGAACAATGGAAttgttgatggacatggagaaagtgttgagtgttgctaaggttgatctggtaccaatgaggaggacctcGGTTTTGTCGCTGTTGAGTTTAAGAAAGTTGAGTGAAAACCATggtttaatttccagtaagcagtcggctagagctgtgggtggcag encodes the following:
- the LOC128368405 gene encoding T-cell-specific surface glycoprotein CD28 homolog isoform X1, producing the protein MRVGVLCMVMVCLSDRKITACSVNTTRTVSTKLSKVSVSCPSNDASSSELIYQLLFNGKCISRIRLPEAHDSRGSFSGQYEVIANNSGVYICKMEVIYPPPFKVSCHSTEVVVAEKQKTNDTSSEANQNCQVKSSLIPEVVLWAGCGALLLYSLTITCISIVLWRKLKNDEEEENVYVNTRPGELKKPCKA
- the LOC128368405 gene encoding uncharacterized protein LOC128368405 isoform X2, encoding MRVGVLCMVMVCLSDRKITACSVNTTRTVSTKLSKVSVSCPSNDASSSELIYQLLFNGKCISRIRLPEAHDSRGSFSEKQKTNDTSSEANQNCQVKSSLIPEVVLWAGCGALLLYSLTITCISIVLWRKLKNDEEEENVYVNTRPGELKKPCKA